A single window of Bradyrhizobium daqingense DNA harbors:
- a CDS encoding response regulator yields the protein MAVDLSMPVLVVDDYSTMIRIIRNLLKQLGFENIDDASDGSAALNKMRGKKYGLVISDWNMEPMTGYDLLREVRADPNLATTPFIMITAESKTENVIAAKKAGVNNYIVKPFNAATLKTKIEAVFPDMASA from the coding sequence ATGGCGGTTGATTTGTCGATGCCGGTTCTTGTGGTGGATGACTACAGCACCATGATCCGTATCATCAGGAATCTGCTGAAGCAGCTTGGCTTCGAGAACATCGATGATGCCAGCGACGGTTCGGCAGCGCTGAACAAGATGCGCGGCAAGAAGTACGGGCTCGTGATCTCCGACTGGAACATGGAGCCGATGACGGGGTACGACCTCTTGCGCGAAGTGCGCGCGGATCCGAACCTCGCCACCACGCCCTTCATCATGATCACGGCCGAATCCAAGACCGAGAACGTGATCGCGGCCAAGAAGGCCGGCGTGAACAATTACATCGTCAAGCCGTTCAACGCGGCGACGCTGAAGACCAAGATCGAAGCGGTCTTCCCGGACATGGCGAGCGCGTAA
- a CDS encoding EAL domain-containing protein → MIRISTIFIAICMVLVAASLGLVLYSVAGISGTESAIVALTALTFLILYNAVSMRLRDRSDVGGQIADLSRGTADLARQVAEFGRRLAAIEGRIASSNSTNSDRIQSVVGEINELGGLVKQLATTVSAHEDLLAGSAPAPTPASAQQEPAASLDLIATIDERPAAPAPLPAAPPPAAPPPAVAQSRPAPAVPPQMVNGRNQTQLLAALRNAIDENRIDIFLQPMVTLPQRKVRFYEAVTRLRDERDQLIAAEEFISIAEASGLIGRIDNMVMLRCVQVLRRLMVRNKDVGVFCNVAASTLGNSTTFAQCLDFLEANRALAPSLVLEFKQSTFRNLGPAESENLAALAQRGFRFSIDHVTDLRIEPRELADRGVRFIKVPATLLLDPRQASASDIHPSDLSDLLGRFGIDLIAERIEGERAVIDLLDYDVRFGQGFLFAPPRPLRPEGASATGGASPNQAQDIQGSNGSATPSSGATSSAPPPQRITGNAALARRI, encoded by the coding sequence ATGATTCGCATTTCGACGATCTTCATCGCCATCTGCATGGTTCTGGTCGCGGCCTCGCTCGGGCTGGTGCTCTATTCGGTCGCCGGCATCAGCGGAACCGAATCCGCGATCGTGGCGCTGACGGCGCTGACCTTCCTGATCCTCTACAATGCAGTTTCTATGCGGCTGCGCGATCGCAGTGACGTCGGCGGCCAGATCGCCGACCTCTCGCGCGGTACCGCCGACCTCGCCCGCCAGGTGGCCGAGTTCGGCCGCCGGCTGGCTGCGATCGAGGGACGCATCGCCTCGTCCAATTCGACCAACTCCGACCGCATCCAGTCGGTGGTCGGCGAGATCAACGAGCTCGGCGGACTGGTCAAGCAGCTCGCCACCACCGTGTCGGCACATGAGGACCTACTGGCTGGCAGCGCGCCGGCCCCAACCCCGGCCTCGGCCCAGCAGGAGCCGGCGGCGTCGCTCGACCTGATCGCGACGATCGACGAACGGCCCGCTGCGCCGGCACCACTGCCCGCGGCGCCCCCGCCTGCAGCGCCTCCGCCTGCCGTGGCGCAGTCGCGGCCCGCGCCGGCTGTTCCGCCCCAGATGGTCAACGGACGCAACCAGACTCAATTGCTGGCGGCGCTTCGCAACGCGATCGACGAGAACCGCATCGACATCTTCCTCCAGCCGATGGTGACGCTGCCGCAGCGCAAGGTGCGGTTCTACGAGGCCGTGACACGGCTGCGCGACGAACGTGACCAGCTCATCGCGGCCGAGGAGTTCATCAGCATCGCGGAGGCCTCCGGGCTGATCGGGCGCATCGACAACATGGTGATGCTGCGCTGTGTGCAGGTGCTGCGGCGCCTGATGGTGCGCAACAAGGACGTCGGCGTGTTCTGCAACGTCGCGGCCTCCACGCTCGGCAACTCCACCACCTTCGCGCAATGTCTCGACTTCCTCGAAGCCAACCGTGCGCTGGCGCCCTCGTTGGTGCTGGAGTTCAAGCAATCGACCTTCCGCAACCTCGGCCCGGCCGAGTCCGAGAACCTCGCCGCGCTCGCGCAGCGCGGCTTCCGCTTCTCGATCGACCATGTCACTGATCTGCGCATCGAACCGCGCGAGCTCGCCGACCGCGGCGTGCGCTTCATCAAGGTGCCGGCCACGCTGCTGCTCGATCCGAGGCAGGCCTCGGCCTCGGACATCCATCCGTCGGATCTCTCCGACCTGCTCGGCCGCTTCGGCATCGACCTGATCGCCGAGCGGATCGAAGGCGAGCGTGCGGTGATCGATCTGCTCGATTATGACGTGCGATTCGGCCAGGGGTTCCTGTTCGCACCACCCCGGCCATTGCGGCCCGAAGGGGCATCTGCTACCGGCGGGGCCTCGCCGAACCAGGCGCAGGACATCCAGGGATCCAATGGCTCCGCCACACCCAGCTCAGGCGCGACCTCTTCGGCGCCTCCGCCGCAGCGCATCACCGGCAACGCAGCGCTTGCGCGCCGCATCTGA
- a CDS encoding M16 family metallopeptidase: MMSSYRSAACLLAALSTSVLTAGASLAQTTVTSPPPASFTLSNGMQVVVIPDRRTPVVTEMIWYKVGSADETPGKSGLAHFLEHLMFKGTSKHPAGEFSQTVLRVGGNENASTSVDYTNYFQRVPKEQLPTMMEFEADRMTGLVLKDENVLPERDVVLEEYNMRVANNPDARLNEQIMAALYLNHPYGRPVIGWHQEIEKLDREDALAFYRRFYAPNNAILVIAGDVDAAEVRPLVERNFGSIPAQPAIPARRVRPQEPEPAAPRTVTLADPRVEQPSMRRYYLVPSATTAAAGESAALDVLAQLIGSGSNSYLYRALVVDKPLAVSANASYSSISLDPTQFAISAAPKPGVSFAEVEQAVDGVIANVAQNPIRAEDLERVKTQLIAEAIYAQDNQAVLARWYGGALTTGLSIEDIRSWPDRIRAVTAEQVRAAAQKWLQKKRSVTGYLIKDTAAAKPEEKRS; encoded by the coding sequence ATGATGTCCTCATACCGATCGGCTGCCTGCCTCCTTGCCGCGCTTTCAACCAGTGTCCTGACGGCTGGCGCGTCCCTCGCCCAGACCACGGTGACGTCGCCTCCGCCCGCCAGCTTCACGCTCAGCAACGGCATGCAGGTCGTGGTGATCCCGGATCGCCGCACGCCCGTTGTCACGGAGATGATCTGGTACAAGGTCGGCTCGGCCGACGAGACGCCGGGGAAATCCGGGCTCGCGCACTTTCTCGAGCACCTGATGTTCAAGGGCACCTCGAAGCATCCGGCCGGCGAATTCTCCCAGACCGTGCTGCGTGTCGGCGGCAATGAGAATGCCTCGACCTCGGTCGACTACACCAACTACTTCCAGCGTGTTCCGAAAGAGCAGCTGCCGACCATGATGGAGTTCGAGGCCGACCGCATGACCGGCCTGGTCCTCAAGGACGAGAACGTGCTGCCCGAACGCGATGTCGTGCTCGAAGAGTACAACATGCGCGTCGCCAATAATCCGGACGCGCGGCTCAACGAGCAGATCATGGCCGCGCTCTATCTCAACCATCCCTATGGCCGGCCGGTGATCGGCTGGCACCAGGAGATCGAGAAGCTCGACCGAGAGGACGCGCTCGCCTTCTATCGCCGCTTCTACGCACCGAACAACGCGATCCTGGTGATCGCCGGCGACGTCGACGCCGCAGAAGTCCGTCCGCTGGTCGAGCGCAATTTCGGCTCCATCCCGGCCCAGCCTGCCATTCCCGCACGCCGCGTGCGTCCGCAGGAGCCGGAGCCGGCCGCGCCGCGCACCGTCACGCTGGCCGACCCGCGCGTCGAGCAGCCGAGCATGCGGCGCTATTATCTCGTGCCCTCCGCAACCACGGCTGCGGCCGGCGAGAGCGCGGCCCTCGACGTGCTCGCGCAACTGATAGGCAGCGGCAGCAACTCCTATCTCTACCGCGCCCTCGTCGTCGACAAGCCGCTCGCGGTCTCCGCCAACGCCAGCTATTCCAGCATCTCGCTCGATCCGACGCAGTTCGCGATCTCGGCCGCGCCGAAGCCTGGCGTCAGCTTCGCCGAGGTCGAGCAGGCGGTCGACGGCGTCATCGCCAATGTCGCGCAGAACCCGATCCGCGCCGAGGATCTGGAGCGGGTCAAGACCCAGCTCATCGCGGAAGCGATCTACGCCCAGGACAATCAGGCCGTGCTGGCCCGCTGGTACGGCGGCGCACTGACCACGGGCCTGTCGATCGAGGACATCAGGAGCTGGCCCGACCGCATCCGCGCGGTCACGGCCGAGCAGGTCCGCGCGGCTGCGCAGAAATGGCTTCAGAAGAAGCGCTCGGTGACAGGCTATCTGATCAAGGACACTGCGGCTGCCAAGCCCGAGGAGAAGCGTTCGTGA
- the ileS gene encoding isoleucine--tRNA ligase, whose translation MSEKPQKSDTKDYSKTLFLPQTEFPMRAGLPQREPELLKYWNDIGLYDKLRQEARGRAKFVLHDGPPYANGNIHIGHALNKILKDVVTKSQQMLGFDSNYVPGWDCHGLPIEWKIEEENYRSKGKQKPDFRDSAAMVAFRKECRAYATHWINVQREEFKRLGIIGDWDHPYQTMTYPAEAQIARELMKFAANGTLYRGSKPVMWSVVEKTALAEAEVEYEDHTSDTVWVKFPITSPAHGALANASVMIWTTTPWTLPGNRAISFSPKIAYGLYKVTNAPADNWTKAGDLLILADALAAEVFKQARVTAYEKVRDIPGDTLDAVECAHPLKGLAGGYDFIVPLLAGDHVTDDTGTGFVHTAPGHGREDFDVWMASARELDGRGINTTIPYTVDENGAYTAQAPGFTGKRVLNDKGEKGDANEAVIKALAERGMLLARGRLKHQYPHSWRSKKPVIFRNTPQWFIAMDKDISDNGHARKGDTLRARALHAISVTQWVPPAGENRINGMIANRPDWVISRQRAWGVPIAVFVREKGDGSAEILQDEIVNQRITEAFMEEGADAWYMEGARERFLGSRASEDWKKVDDICDVWFDSGSTHAFVLEDRQNFPQLGNIVRKIDGGNDTVMYLEGSDQHRGWFHSSLLESAGTRGRAPYDVVLTHGFTLDENGRKMSKSLGNTVEPQKVIKDSGADILRLWVCATDYADDQRIGPEILKNTIETYRKLRNSIRWMLGTLHHFRASEKIAYAEMPELERLMLHELAGHAETIRQAYAAFDYKTVVASLSAFMNSELSAFYFDIRKDTLYCDPPSSVARKAALTTIEILCDALLKWLAPILSFTTDEAWRMFRPNAEPSVHLTLFPEGLENLRDDKLAGKWETIRNVRRVVTGALEVERAAKNIGSSLEASPVIYVADRDMLMTLFDVDLAEVCITSNYEVREGDAPAGAFRLDAVPGVAVVVEKAVGTKCARSWKISPMVGEDSEYPDVTPRDAQALREWKALGMGV comes from the coding sequence ATGTCCGAAAAGCCGCAAAAGTCCGACACCAAAGACTATTCGAAAACCCTGTTCCTGCCGCAAACCGAATTCCCGATGCGCGCTGGCCTGCCGCAGCGCGAGCCGGAGCTCTTGAAATACTGGAACGACATCGGCCTCTACGACAAGCTGCGCCAGGAAGCCCGGGGCCGCGCCAAATTCGTGCTGCATGACGGCCCGCCCTACGCCAACGGCAACATCCATATCGGGCACGCGCTGAACAAGATCCTCAAGGACGTGGTGACCAAGAGCCAGCAGATGCTCGGCTTCGATTCCAATTACGTGCCCGGCTGGGACTGCCACGGCCTGCCGATCGAATGGAAGATCGAGGAGGAGAACTACCGCTCCAAGGGCAAGCAGAAGCCCGACTTCCGCGATTCCGCCGCGATGGTGGCGTTCCGCAAGGAGTGCCGCGCCTATGCGACGCACTGGATCAACGTGCAGCGCGAGGAGTTCAAGCGGCTCGGCATCATCGGCGACTGGGATCATCCCTATCAGACCATGACGTACCCGGCCGAGGCGCAGATCGCGCGCGAGCTGATGAAATTCGCGGCCAACGGTACGCTCTATCGCGGCTCCAAGCCGGTGATGTGGAGCGTGGTCGAGAAGACCGCGCTGGCGGAGGCCGAGGTCGAGTACGAGGACCACACCTCCGATACGGTGTGGGTGAAATTCCCGATCACCTCGCCGGCGCATGGCGCGCTCGCCAATGCATCCGTGATGATCTGGACCACCACGCCCTGGACGCTGCCCGGCAACCGCGCCATCTCCTTCTCGCCCAAGATCGCCTACGGCCTCTACAAGGTGACGAATGCGCCCGCGGACAATTGGACGAAGGCCGGCGACCTGCTGATCCTGGCCGACGCGCTCGCCGCGGAGGTGTTCAAGCAGGCGCGCGTCACGGCCTATGAGAAGGTGCGCGACATCCCCGGCGACACGCTGGATGCGGTCGAATGCGCCCATCCGCTGAAGGGATTGGCCGGCGGCTACGACTTCATCGTGCCGCTGCTGGCTGGCGACCACGTCACCGACGACACCGGCACCGGCTTCGTGCACACCGCACCCGGCCACGGCCGCGAGGACTTCGATGTCTGGATGGCGAGTGCCCGTGAGCTCGACGGACGCGGCATCAACACCACGATCCCCTACACCGTCGACGAGAACGGCGCCTACACCGCACAGGCTCCCGGCTTCACCGGAAAGCGCGTGCTCAACGACAAGGGCGAGAAGGGTGACGCCAACGAGGCCGTCATCAAGGCGCTCGCCGAAAGAGGAATGCTGCTCGCGCGTGGCCGGCTGAAGCACCAGTATCCGCATTCCTGGCGCTCGAAGAAGCCGGTGATCTTCCGCAACACGCCGCAATGGTTCATCGCGATGGACAAGGACATCAGCGACAACGGCCATGCCAGGAAGGGCGACACGCTGCGCGCCCGCGCGCTGCACGCGATCTCGGTGACGCAATGGGTGCCGCCGGCGGGAGAGAACCGCATCAACGGCATGATCGCCAACCGTCCGGACTGGGTGATCTCGCGTCAGCGCGCCTGGGGCGTGCCGATCGCCGTATTCGTGCGCGAGAAGGGCGACGGCTCGGCCGAGATCCTGCAGGACGAGATCGTCAACCAGCGCATCACCGAGGCCTTCATGGAGGAAGGCGCCGACGCCTGGTACATGGAGGGCGCCCGCGAGCGCTTCCTCGGCTCCCGCGCGAGCGAAGACTGGAAGAAGGTCGACGACATCTGCGACGTCTGGTTCGATTCCGGCTCCACGCACGCCTTCGTGCTCGAGGACCGGCAGAACTTCCCGCAGCTCGGCAACATCGTCCGCAAGATCGACGGTGGCAACGACACCGTGATGTATCTCGAGGGCAGCGACCAGCATCGCGGCTGGTTCCATTCCTCGCTGCTGGAAAGCGCGGGCACGCGCGGCCGCGCGCCCTACGATGTCGTGCTGACTCACGGCTTCACGCTGGACGAGAACGGCCGCAAGATGTCGAAGTCGCTCGGCAACACCGTCGAGCCGCAGAAGGTGATCAAGGATTCGGGGGCGGACATCCTCCGCCTGTGGGTCTGCGCCACCGACTATGCCGACGACCAGCGCATCGGCCCAGAGATCCTCAAGAACACCATCGAGACCTATCGCAAGCTGCGCAACTCGATCCGCTGGATGCTCGGCACGCTGCATCACTTCAGGGCGAGCGAGAAAATCGCCTATGCCGAGATGCCCGAGCTCGAGCGCTTGATGCTGCACGAGCTGGCCGGCCATGCCGAGACCATTCGCCAGGCCTATGCCGCCTTCGACTACAAGACCGTGGTCGCGAGCCTCTCGGCCTTCATGAATTCCGAGCTGTCGGCGTTCTATTTCGACATCCGCAAGGACACGCTTTACTGCGATCCGCCGTCCTCGGTGGCGCGCAAAGCGGCGCTTACCACGATCGAGATCCTGTGCGATGCGCTCCTGAAATGGCTCGCGCCGATCCTGAGCTTCACGACTGACGAAGCGTGGCGGATGTTCCGGCCCAATGCGGAGCCCTCGGTGCATCTGACGCTGTTTCCCGAGGGCCTCGAGAATCTGCGCGACGACAAGCTCGCGGGAAAGTGGGAGACGATCCGCAACGTCCGCCGTGTCGTCACCGGCGCGCTCGAAGTTGAGCGCGCCGCCAAGAACATCGGCTCCTCGCTGGAGGCCTCGCCGGTGATCTATGTCGCCGACCGGGACATGTTGATGACGCTATTCGACGTCGATCTCGCCGAGGTCTGCATCACCTCGAATTACGAGGTGCGCGAGGGCGATGCGCCGGCCGGCGCCTTCCGTCTCGACGCCGTGCCGGGTGTGGCGGTCGTCGTCGAGAAGGCCGTCGGCACGAAGTGCGCCCGCTCCTGGAAGATTTCGCCGATGGTCGGCGAAGATTCCGAATACCCCGATGTCACCCCGCGCGACGCGCAGGCACTGCGTGAATGGAAGGCGTTGGGGATGGGAGTCTGA
- a CDS encoding TIGR01459 family HAD-type hydrolase, with amino-acid sequence MTTLHFAQSLRELVGGVDVVLSDIWGVVHNGLESFPEACEALHTYRSHGGTVILITNAPRPADSVQRQLRKLGVADETYDAIVSSGDLTRLYVAEHPGRKMFWLGPERDNSIYRGLDAKTAPLEDADYIVCTGLYDDETETAEDYRGMMLKARERKLTLVCANPDIVVERGDRLIYCAGAIAELYRELGGEVIFYGKPHRPIYERAMALAGERQGHTIDRKKVLAIGDSVRTDLTGAREFGIDCLFVTRGIHAEEFEGLDQLDPNSVMELFGHPPKALMRELKW; translated from the coding sequence ATGACCACACTGCACTTTGCGCAAAGCCTGCGCGAGCTCGTGGGCGGGGTCGATGTCGTGCTCAGCGACATCTGGGGCGTCGTCCATAACGGGCTCGAATCCTTCCCCGAGGCCTGCGAGGCACTGCATACCTATCGCAGCCACGGCGGTACGGTGATCCTGATCACCAACGCGCCGCGTCCGGCCGACTCCGTGCAGCGGCAATTGCGCAAGCTCGGCGTCGCCGACGAGACCTATGATGCGATCGTCTCGTCCGGCGACCTGACCCGGCTCTATGTTGCCGAGCATCCCGGCCGCAAGATGTTCTGGCTCGGGCCCGAGCGCGACAACTCGATCTACCGCGGCCTCGATGCGAAGACCGCGCCGCTGGAGGACGCCGATTACATCGTCTGCACCGGCCTCTACGACGACGAGACCGAGACGGCGGAAGATTACCGCGGCATGATGCTCAAGGCGCGCGAGCGCAAGCTGACGCTGGTTTGCGCCAACCCCGACATCGTGGTTGAACGCGGCGACCGGCTGATCTATTGCGCCGGCGCCATCGCGGAGCTCTATCGCGAGCTCGGCGGCGAGGTGATCTTCTACGGCAAGCCGCACCGGCCGATCTATGAGCGCGCGATGGCGCTCGCCGGGGAACGCCAGGGCCACACGATCGACCGGAAGAAGGTGCTGGCGATCGGCGATTCCGTCCGCACCGACTTAACCGGCGCGCGCGAATTCGGCATCGACTGCCTGTTCGTCACCCGCGGCATCCATGCCGAGGAGTTCGAGGGCCTCGACCAGTTGGACCCGAATTCGGTGATGGAATTGTTCGGCCATCCGCCGAAGGCGCTGATGCGCGAATTGAAGTGGTGA
- a CDS encoding bifunctional riboflavin kinase/FAD synthetase has protein sequence MAPHFTVIRDTTPDSAIPRGAVVAMGNFDGVHLGHRAVIAAALDMGRAHGRPALALTFEPHPRRFFSPNTPQFRLTDETAKLRLLAGTGLAGAVVMTFDKARAGTSAQDFIHHDLIGRLGVSGIAVGYDFHFGKGRVGSPSLLVNEAPRLGIEVDVQAHVDIDERPVSSSAIRIALAEGQLDEATTMLGAPWFITGEVIHGEKRGRDLGYPTANIRLDANCGLKHGIYAVRVGRGAERLDGVASFGRRPTFDNGAPLLEIFLFDFKGDLYGQALDCAFIGFIREELKFDSLEALIRQMDDDSARARAMLAAAPGAFPRLGTID, from the coding sequence ATGGCTCCGCATTTTACCGTAATCCGCGACACCACGCCGGACTCCGCCATTCCAAGGGGCGCCGTGGTCGCCATGGGCAATTTCGACGGCGTTCATCTCGGCCATCGCGCCGTGATCGCAGCCGCCCTGGACATGGGCCGGGCGCATGGCCGTCCTGCCCTGGCCCTGACCTTCGAGCCCCATCCGCGGCGTTTTTTCAGCCCCAACACCCCGCAATTTCGCCTGACGGACGAGACCGCCAAGCTGCGGCTTCTGGCCGGCACCGGGCTTGCCGGCGCCGTGGTCATGACCTTCGACAAGGCGCGCGCCGGCACCTCTGCGCAAGATTTCATTCACCATGACCTGATCGGCCGCCTTGGCGTCAGCGGCATCGCCGTCGGCTACGACTTCCATTTCGGCAAGGGCCGGGTCGGCTCGCCGAGCCTTCTGGTCAACGAGGCCCCGCGGCTCGGCATCGAGGTCGACGTGCAGGCGCATGTCGATATCGACGAGCGGCCGGTCTCCTCCAGCGCGATCCGGATCGCGCTGGCCGAAGGCCAGCTCGATGAAGCCACCACCATGCTGGGTGCCCCTTGGTTCATCACCGGCGAGGTGATCCATGGCGAGAAGCGCGGCCGAGATCTCGGCTATCCCACCGCCAATATCCGTCTGGACGCCAATTGCGGCCTGAAGCACGGCATCTACGCCGTGCGGGTCGGCCGCGGCGCCGAACGGCTCGACGGCGTGGCGAGCTTCGGCCGCCGCCCGACTTTCGACAATGGCGCGCCGCTGCTCGAAATCTTCCTGTTCGACTTCAAGGGCGATCTTTACGGCCAGGCACTCGACTGCGCCTTCATCGGCTTCATCCGCGAAGAGCTGAAATTCGACAGCCTCGAGGCCCTGATCCGCCAGATGGACGACGATTCCGCCCGCGCCCGCGCCATGCTGGCGGCCGCCCCGGGTGCATTTCCGCGGCTCGGGACCATCGACTGA
- the lspA gene encoding signal peptidase II has product MTPLRAGILAALITLVLDQASKLWLLNVFELARRGVVKVTPFFDLVLAWNIGISFGWLQNDSQAAQLALMAVKGIAVVALAVWMARSHTLLATIALGLIIGGAIGNGIDRLAYGAVVDFALFHIDIGGKIYNWYVFNLADVAIVAGVAALLYDSFLGVPAAKAP; this is encoded by the coding sequence ATGACCCCGCTCCGCGCCGGCATTCTCGCTGCCCTGATCACGCTCGTGCTCGATCAGGCTTCGAAGCTCTGGCTGCTGAACGTGTTCGAGCTCGCCCGCCGCGGCGTGGTCAAGGTCACGCCGTTCTTCGATCTGGTGCTGGCCTGGAACATCGGCATCAGCTTCGGCTGGCTCCAGAACGACAGCCAGGCGGCGCAGCTCGCGCTGATGGCCGTCAAAGGTATCGCGGTGGTCGCGCTCGCGGTCTGGATGGCCCGCTCGCACACCCTCCTGGCCACGATCGCGCTCGGCCTGATCATCGGCGGCGCCATCGGCAACGGCATCGACCGTCTGGCCTATGGCGCGGTGGTCGATTTCGCCCTATTCCACATCGATATCGGCGGAAAGATCTACAATTGGTACGTATTTAACCTAGCCGACGTGGCCATCGTTGCTGGGGTGGCGGCGCTATTGTATGATTCCTTCCTGGGGGTACCCGCCGCAAAAGCGCCCTGA